The nucleotide window GGCCTCCATGCGGTTTGGAAATGCATAGCGCAGGCCTTCGACGATCTGAAACAGCGACAGGTCGACATAGGTCAGGCGGCGACCGGTGACATATGTCCCGCCATTGGCCTGCAACAGGTCTTCGAAGTAGCCGAGGTATTTCGGCACACGCGACTTCCAGAATTCCTCGGTGCGCTTCTTCGCCGGCGCCTTCTGCTCCTCGTAATAGAGCGACGGCCCGAGCGGATGATGGGTGTCGTGAACTTCAAGCACCAGATCGGCGATCGTGAGCTGCAATTGGTGCACCCACAATTTGCCGGCTTCCGCCTTTGGCGCCAGCCCGTGGCGCGATCCGAGATACAGCAGGATGTTGACGGTCTGCCCGATCACGAGCTTCCCGGCTTTCAGGAACGGCGGCGCGAAGGGCGGCGCTCCCTTTCCCGCTTCCATCATCCGCGTCATCGCGGCCATCCCGTTGCCGTGGCGCGCCACGTCGACGTAGCCGGCGCCGGCTTCTTCCAGCGCGAGGCGGACGTATTCGCCGCGGCCTTGAATCATTGGCCAGTAGTAGAGCTCGTAACGCATCGATGACACCTCCGCTGCCGGTTTGACCGACCTAACAAATCATCCTGCGGTTCGTTCGTCACGCCAAACGCGGCATCCGCGCGACCGATGCGGGATGGAACGCCTCGCCCAGATCTCCACAGGTCCGAATCTGTCCGAATGCGAGCTGGCGTGTTAGGTTGTTCCCGTTTGAAGCGTCGGTTTTCACAACACCACAGGAGAATGTGATGGCGGACAACAAGAAGCGCGGCGGAGCCGATCGCGGGCTGATCGCGTTGAGCGAGCCTTATGAGGTCGCCTATTGGTCGAAGAAGTTCAAGGTCACGCCCGCCAAACTGAAAGCCGCTGTCAGCAAAGCAGGACGCTCCGCAAAGAATGTCGAAGCTTACTTCAAGCTGCAGAAGCACAAAGCTGCCGACAGGGCACGGATCGCGTTGAGCCAGCCCTATGAGGTCAGCTACTGGTCGAAGAAATTCAAGGTCACGCCGGCCAGGCTGAAGGCCGCGATCAAGGCCGTCGGGCATTCGTCGAAGGCGGTCGGCGCACATCTCGCCAAGGCCAAGCGCAAGGCGCCCAAGAAGGCGAAGAGGAGTGCAAAGAAAAAGGCCGCCTAGCGACGGCCTCAAGCCCGACGGTTATCGGCATCAGCACCGATCGCTTGGGCGCGTCGTCGACCAGGGCGACGGCCAAGCGACGGCGACTGAGCGGCGCCTTAGGAGCCGCAGGTGCTACAGCACGGCGCTACGGGGACCTAATGAGCGGAGCCGATATCAGTCGGGCATTCGCACGACCCGCTGGCTCGATCCGACACGCTTGTCAGGTATCGGATCGACTGCAAATGGTTTCAATCGTCGTCGTCGTCACGGTGCCAGCGGCGCATCGGGCCGTAGCGCTCGCGAACGGAGTTACGCATGTATGTCGGTCGTCCGCGATCAGCGTCGATGCGGACGCTGCGCCGCTGATAAATTGTCCGTCCACGGCCGTCGTCGGTGGTGATTGTATCGACGCGGGTGTGAACGCCATTCGACGAGTTAGAGCTGGAATTCGATGACGTGTTGCCGGCCAGCGCCATCGGCGTTGCCAAGACGGTAAAGACCAACGCGGCAAGGACTCGTTTCATTGCAAGGCCTCCGGATGCCGATTGGCAACTCGCCAAACACTCAGGGGTTCCGCAATCGACCCCACCAAAACCTATGTCGATTAATTGCTTCCCGCGCGTGCAACCCCGGGCGAGCATGACGGAAGACGCAGCAAGCGTCAGAAAGCGATCTTGCCAGGGCGGACGCGGGGATTTGCGGGAAACCGATCAGGGTGGTTTCACGATCGAGCTTTGCCGCCCGAACGGCGGCGCAGGGGGACCTTTTCATGCACCGAAACGCAATCAACCGCATCGCCGCGCTTGCCGGCTACGTCGCAATTTCCTGTCTCGCTGCCGGATCGAACGGCGCTTCGGCCGCCGAACTGCTCAAGGCTCGCCTTGCGCAGAACCTGGCACCTATCTCTGCCCTTGCGATCGTCGCCAAGTCAAAGGGGATCTTCGAAAGGCACGGGTTAGACATTACGGTTTCCAATTTCACGTCCGGCAAGCAGTGCCTGGATACTGTGGTTGGCGGCGGCGCCGATATTGCGACGACGGCAGAGGCGCCGGTCACTGCCGCCGCCATGGCCAACCAGCCCATCGCCTTTGTGGCCGGCATGGAATACTCCGATCTCAAGACCGTCGTGGCAGCAAAGTCCGGCATCAAGAGCAAAGCCGATCTTCGCGGCCGGAAGATCGCGTTTACCGCCGGTACCGGCAGCGAAG belongs to Bradyrhizobium icense and includes:
- a CDS encoding glutathione S-transferase, whose protein sequence is MRYELYYWPMIQGRGEYVRLALEEAGAGYVDVARHGNGMAAMTRMMEAGKGAPPFAPPFLKAGKLVIGQTVNILLYLGSRHGLAPKAEAGKLWVHQLQLTIADLVLEVHDTHHPLGPSLYYEEQKAPAKKRTEEFWKSRVPKYLGYFEDLLQANGGTYVTGRRLTYVDLSLFQIVEGLRYAFPNRMEAFESEIPGLVELRDRVAVRPNIKAYLASDRRIEFNEEGIFRRYKALDA
- a CDS encoding DUF3606 domain-containing protein, whose protein sequence is MADNKKRGGADRGLIALSEPYEVAYWSKKFKVTPAKLKAAVSKAGRSAKNVEAYFKLQKHKAADRARIALSQPYEVSYWSKKFKVTPARLKAAIKAVGHSSKAVGAHLAKAKRKAPKKAKRSAKKKAA